The sequence TATTCAAGAAGAAAGCGCTGTAATTAATGCTGAAACCGAAATTCGAAATGAATTTGATTCTACAAAAACAGTTGAATATGATGTAATTGTAGAAGATTTGGATGGCAAAAAAATTGCTTCTTTTTCTGGCGAGAAAACAACAATTGCTCCGAATGAAACTAAAAACTTAAAAGCAAATTCTCTACTAAAAAATCTTCATTTTTGGAGTTGGGGATACGGTTACTTATATACTGTAAAAACCATTCTAAAAGTTGATGGAAAAATTATTGACGACGTTTCAACCAAAACTGGTTTTAGAAAAACAGCTTTCGCCGAAGGGCAATTTTGGCTGAATGACAGAGTTTTGCAAGTAAAAGGTTATGCACAAAGAACCAGCAATGAATGGCCAGCGATCGGAATGTCAGTTCCAGCCTGGCTTAGTGATTTCAGCAATAGATTAATTGTTGAAGGCAATGGAAATTTGGTTCGTTGGATGCATGTCACGCCTTGGAAACAAGATATTGAATCTTGCGATCGAGTTGGTTTATTACAAGCCATGCCAGCCGGTGACGCCGAAAAAGATGCGCAAGGCGATACTTGGAAACAACGTGTAAACCTGATGCGTGATGCTATTATTTACAACAGAAACAATCCGAGTATTATTTTTTATGAAAGCGGCAACGAATCAATCAGCGAAGCGCACATGCACGAAATGAAAAGCCTGAGAGATACTTACGATCCTTTTGGCGGACGCGCAATTGGTTCCCGTGAAATGCTGGAAAGTCAAGAAGCCGAATATGGTGGCGAAATGCTCTACATAAACAAAAGTGCCCGAAAACCATTATGGGCAACCGAATATTCAAGAGATGAAGGAATGCGAAAATATTGGGATGAGTTTTCACCTCCATTTCATAAAGAAGGCGACGGTCCTTTGTATCGCGGAAATCCAGCTTCAGATTATAATCATAACCAAGATCGACATGCAATTGAAAATGTAGTCCGTTGGTACGATTATTACAGGGAAAGACCCGGAACAGGAAAACGAGTAAATTCTGGTGGTGTAAATATTATTTTTTCCGATTCGAATACACATCATCGAGGTGAATCAAATTATAGAACAAGTGGCGAAGTCGATGCAATGCGAATTCCGAAAGACGGTTATTGGGCACATCAAGTAATGTGGGACGGCTGGGTTGATGTTGAAAAACACCGCACACATATTATGGGACATTGGAATTATGCCAATAATGTTGTCAAGAATATTTATGTCGTTTCTACAACTTCAAAAGTCGAACTTTTTGTCAACGGAATTTCGCAAGGTTTTGGAAAACGAAGTAGTGAATTTTTATTCACTTTTGAGAATATTACATGGAAATCTGGTACAATAAAAGCAATTGGTTACAATGAAAACGGAACTGTTTTAAGTCAAGACGAAAAAACAACTGCGGGAGAACCATCTCAAATCAAGTTAAAATTAATCACACAGCCAAAAGGACTACATGCTGATGGTGCTGATACAGCTTTAATTGAAGTTGAAGTAATCGATAAAGATGGAAATCGTTGCCCAGTGAGCAATAATATTATTTCGTTTGCTTTAAATGGTCCTGCAACTTGGTTGGGTGGAATTGCTCAAGGTCCTAAGAATTATATTCTTTCAAAAGAGATTCCGGTTGAAAATGGTGTTAATAGAGTTATGATTCAATCTTTGGCGAAAGTCGGAAAAATAACAATTTCAGCTCAATCTAAAGGATTAAAACCTGCCGAATTATCTTTTGAAACTACAGCTGTAACTACTGAAAATGGTCTTTCAAAAGAATTGCCTGGAAAAAATCTGCCTTCCAATTTAGAACGCGGATCAACTCCAAAATCGCCTTCATATACACAGAAACGAATTCCAGTAAATATCTTAAATGCTGTTTCGCCTTCAAACAATAATGAAACTTACAAAAGTTACGACGACAACGAATTAACCGAATGGAGAAATGATGGAAACATTGCTACAGGATCGATAGCTTACACACTTTCAAAACCATCAATTGTTAATGAAGCTGTTATAAAATTTACTGGCTGGCGAACTAAAATTTATCCAATCAGAATTTTAGCTGACGGAAAAGAAGTTTTTAAAGGAAATACAACACAAAGTTTAGGTTATATCACTATTCCGCTTGAGCCTATTTTGGCAGAAAAAATTACAATTGAATTGATTAGTGCCAATACAGAAAAAGATGGATTTTCAAAAATTATTGAAGTAGATCCAACAAAAGAATTAGATTTATATAAAGATAAAACATCGGTCGATGCAACCGGTCAATTACGTATTGTTGAAATAGAATTTTATGAAAAAATCAAATAATTTAAATCGTCTCAAAGCGACATTACTTTTTGTTTCTTTATCGCTAACAATTCCGGCGCTTTCGCAGAAAAAAGAAATTCCGTTGTGGGATAAAGTTCCAGACGAAATAGTATCTAAAGAATATTTTGAAGAAGTAGATCACAAAAATGAACTTTCTGAAGGAGTTCGAAAAGTAACTTTTCCAACATTAACTGTTTATTTAGCAGATCCAGAAAAATCAAACGGAACATCAGTTATCATTTGTCCCGGAGGCGGTTATGGAATGCTGGCAATTAATAAAGAAGGCTACAAAGTTGCTGAATGGTTGAATAGTTTAGGAATAAATGCTTTTGTCTTGAAATACAGATTACCGAGTGATCTAATCATGAAAAATAAAACCGTTGCACCTCTTCAAGATGCGCAGGAAGCTGTTAGACTTGTTAGAAGAAACGCTGTAAAATGGAAATTGAATTCCAATAAAATTGGGATAATGGGTTTTTCGGCTGGAGGACATTTGGCATCAACGCTATCGACGCATTACAATGACAAAGTTTACACCCCTTCTGACACAACAAGCGCTAAGCCAAATTTTTCAATTTTGATTTATCCTGTAATCTCGATGCAGGAAGGAATTACGCATCAAGGTTCAAAAGATAATTTATTGGGAAAAAATACAACAGCTGAATTAGTTGACAAATATTCAAATGAAAAACAAATAACTGCGGAAACTCCAAAAACATTCTTAATTCATGCCACAGATGACAAAGCCGTTCCTGTGGAAAATAGCATCAATTATTATTTAGCTTTGAAAAAAGAAAAAGTTTTAGCAGAAATGCATTTATACGAAAACGGCGGCCACGGTTTTGGATTAGGTGTAAAAGGAACAAATGCAAACTGGCCAAAAGATTGCGAAAAATGGCTTATAGCAAATAATTATACTTTAAAACCAGATGGATATGTGTTCACTTATTTCAAAGGAAATGGCGAAGACGGGCTTCATTTAGCTTACAGCGAAGATGGTTATAAATGGATCGCTTTAAAAAAAGACACATCATTTTTAACTCCCGAAGTTGGAAAAGACAAATTAATGCGTGATCCTTGTGTTATCAAAGGTGGAGATGGATTATATCATATGGTTTGGACAGTGAGCTGGACAGATAAGGGAATTGGATATGCCTCTTCAAAAGATTTGATTCATTGGTCAAAACAAGAATTTATTCCAGTAATGGCACACGAAGAAAAGGCCAGAAATACTTGGGCACCTGAAATTACCTATGACGAAAAATCAAAAACCTATATGATTTATTGGGCTTCTACAATTGAAGACAAGTTTCTGGAAACAAAATCAGATGAAGAAAAAGGATATAATCATCGTATTTATTACACTACAACAAAAGATTTTAAAAAGTTTGCCATAACAAAATTATTATATGAACCTGGATTCAATGTGATAGACGCTTCGATTGTAAAAGAAGAACAGCAATATGTGATGTATTTAAAAGATGAAACTCGTAATCCCGTTCAAAAAAACATTAAAATTGCATGGAGCAAAAATCTTATAGGTCCTTACAGCAAAGCAAGCGATGCCATAACCGGAAATTATTGGGCAGAAGGTCCTACAGCGACAAAAATAAACGGCAATTGGGTGGTTTATTTTGACAAATACACTCAAAAAAAATATGGTGCTGTAAAACAAACTTCTAAAGGTTGGGAAGATATTTCTGAGCAAGTTAGTTTCCCAACAGGAACTCGTCATGGTACAGTAATAAAAGTCACTGCTGATGTAATTAATACTTTAAAAAAAGAATAAATATTAAGCAGTAAGGAAATAAAAAAGCAGGATATTGAGCAACCTATATCCTGCTTTCCACAAATGAATTAATACAATTTTTATTTTAACCTAAATATTTATTGCCTTTTTTATTACATTAAAAAAAACAATGCTTTGTAATAATCTTGAAATTGGGTTTGAAAAATAGAAGTATTTGAAAATAATTCTTGTTTATTGCGACTGCTAAATTTTAAATTATTTTCAAAATACAATTTTAGCTCTTTTATTATTTCTGGCCTTGTTTTGGTATCATCCAATACAATCAGATTTTTAATTTCCTCTAGAAAAGATAAACTACTTAAAAGCTGTTTGTTGAATAAACAAACCAAAACGTTGGCTCCTTCTTTGTCGAATTTAAAATAATCCAGCAATTCTGTTTTATCATATACGACAAATATTGAACGATCGAATTTTTTAGATTCATTTTTATTTTCAATCAAAAATAATTCTTCCGAAAAATCAAATTCATCTTTAAATCTCCTTTTAAACATTTTTAAAAAAATGCCCTTATTATCACGTACTAACACTTTTTCCTTTTCCATAATCCTACTGATATTATTTTTCGACAATTCTTATATATCTTTATTTTTCAACCACTTAACAATACAAAAGTAATTAGAGAAAATGAACTGAATTTGCACAATAAGACATAAAATAGACATTATAAGACTTTTATATCGTACTTATCTCTTACTACAATGTATTAATTTGCATTGCGTGAATTGCCATAGCACTAGACACAATCACCATTTTATTATGAATATTGGTGCAGATTTCATCCATAATTATATTGTAATCATGGTGTGATCTAAACAAAACTTTTCTTTTCTTTCTACCTTTTTTATTGATTATCCCAATTTTATTTTCCATCGTATCATTAATAACAAAATGCCAATCTTTTTTATAACCTCGTATTTCGGCAATTACTTCATTTGAAGTATTCATGATTTTAAGATTTTGATCAAAAAAAGTAAACTTCTGTTTTATAAATCCGATTTTTTCCCCTTTCGAGTTTTTTATAATGATTAGCGGATTAAAAAAAAGGCAACCACGGCATAAAGATGCTTCTAAAACAC comes from Flavobacterium sp. KACC 22761 and encodes:
- a CDS encoding glycoside hydrolase family 2 protein, with protein sequence MKKTLLFLVLILFKTTIFSQEFKREKYNFNSDWKLKTGDSKNAESLGFNDNSWKKVTLPHAYNQEEAFEKDIEHLTTGIVWYRKKFKLPKGIKDQKIFLEFEGIRQAGIIYVNGQKVGIHENGVMAFGFDISNLIKPFPQENIIALRIDNDWKYKEQLTGAPYQWNNINFNANYGGIPKNVFLHITSKLYQTLPLYSNLKTTGVYIYPSKINIQEESAVINAETEIRNEFDSTKTVEYDVIVEDLDGKKIASFSGEKTTIAPNETKNLKANSLLKNLHFWSWGYGYLYTVKTILKVDGKIIDDVSTKTGFRKTAFAEGQFWLNDRVLQVKGYAQRTSNEWPAIGMSVPAWLSDFSNRLIVEGNGNLVRWMHVTPWKQDIESCDRVGLLQAMPAGDAEKDAQGDTWKQRVNLMRDAIIYNRNNPSIIFYESGNESISEAHMHEMKSLRDTYDPFGGRAIGSREMLESQEAEYGGEMLYINKSARKPLWATEYSRDEGMRKYWDEFSPPFHKEGDGPLYRGNPASDYNHNQDRHAIENVVRWYDYYRERPGTGKRVNSGGVNIIFSDSNTHHRGESNYRTSGEVDAMRIPKDGYWAHQVMWDGWVDVEKHRTHIMGHWNYANNVVKNIYVVSTTSKVELFVNGISQGFGKRSSEFLFTFENITWKSGTIKAIGYNENGTVLSQDEKTTAGEPSQIKLKLITQPKGLHADGADTALIEVEVIDKDGNRCPVSNNIISFALNGPATWLGGIAQGPKNYILSKEIPVENGVNRVMIQSLAKVGKITISAQSKGLKPAELSFETTAVTTENGLSKELPGKNLPSNLERGSTPKSPSYTQKRIPVNILNAVSPSNNNETYKSYDDNELTEWRNDGNIATGSIAYTLSKPSIVNEAVIKFTGWRTKIYPIRILADGKEVFKGNTTQSLGYITIPLEPILAEKITIELISANTEKDGFSKIIEVDPTKELDLYKDKTSVDATGQLRIVEIEFYEKIK
- a CDS encoding prolyl oligopeptidase family serine peptidase; translation: MKKSNNLNRLKATLLFVSLSLTIPALSQKKEIPLWDKVPDEIVSKEYFEEVDHKNELSEGVRKVTFPTLTVYLADPEKSNGTSVIICPGGGYGMLAINKEGYKVAEWLNSLGINAFVLKYRLPSDLIMKNKTVAPLQDAQEAVRLVRRNAVKWKLNSNKIGIMGFSAGGHLASTLSTHYNDKVYTPSDTTSAKPNFSILIYPVISMQEGITHQGSKDNLLGKNTTAELVDKYSNEKQITAETPKTFLIHATDDKAVPVENSINYYLALKKEKVLAEMHLYENGGHGFGLGVKGTNANWPKDCEKWLIANNYTLKPDGYVFTYFKGNGEDGLHLAYSEDGYKWIALKKDTSFLTPEVGKDKLMRDPCVIKGGDGLYHMVWTVSWTDKGIGYASSKDLIHWSKQEFIPVMAHEEKARNTWAPEITYDEKSKTYMIYWASTIEDKFLETKSDEEKGYNHRIYYTTTKDFKKFAITKLLYEPGFNVIDASIVKEEQQYVMYLKDETRNPVQKNIKIAWSKNLIGPYSKASDAITGNYWAEGPTATKINGNWVVYFDKYTQKKYGAVKQTSKGWEDISEQVSFPTGTRHGTVIKVTADVINTLKKE